A portion of the Punica granatum isolate Tunisia-2019 chromosome 7, ASM765513v2, whole genome shotgun sequence genome contains these proteins:
- the LOC116213352 gene encoding putative SNAP25 homologous protein SNAP30, which translates to MFGFMKGFNKPSSDSDMQPAKRAASEPNLVVPNDLNDRHRGGGSASSSSSPYNSAAAKDRYKNDFRDSGGLENQSTQELENYAVYKSEETTSTVNNCLRIAEDIRGDATRTLDMLHAQGEQITRTHHMVADTEKDVSRGEKILGNLGGMFSKTWKPKKGKEITGPEVTVDTSSKRADKHQREKLGLASAPKGKAGSKPSEEPTTAMQKVQMESAKQDDALSDLSNILGDLKGMALNMGTELERQNKALDNLNDDVDELNSRVKGANQRTRRLVGK; encoded by the coding sequence ATGTTCGGGTTTATGAAGGGCTTCAACAAGCCCTCTTCGGACTCCGATATGCAGCCTGCAAAGAGAGCCGCTTCGGAACCAAACCTCGTCGTGCCAAATGACCTCAATGACAGGCACAGGGGAGGAGGCTCGGCATCGTCTTCTTCATCCCCTTACAATTCCGCTGCTGCCAAAGACAGGTACAAGAATGACTTCAGGGACTCGGGCGGGCTCGAGAATCAGAGCACGCAGGAACTGGAGAATTATGCGGTCTACAAGTCCGAGGAAACCACGAGCACTGTGAACAACTGTCTGAGGATTGCCGAGGATATCAGAGGCGACGCCACCAGGACTCTTGATATGCTACATGCTCAGGGTGAGCAAATCACGAGGACCCATCACATGGTCGCCGATACTGAAAAGGATGTGAGCCGGGGCGAGAAGATTTTGGGCAATCTCGGGGGCATGTTCTCTAAGACATGGAAGCCGAAGAAGGGCAAAGAAATCACAGGGCCTGAAGTAACAGTCGATACTTCATCCAAGAGAGCCGACAAGCATCAGAGGGAGAAGCTGGGTCTGGCTTCTGCTCCAAAAGGGAAGGCGGGTTCCAAGCCTTCTGAGGAACCGACCACCGCTATGCAGAAAGTCCAGATGGAGAGTGCAAAGCAAGACGATGCTTTATCGGATCTGAGTAATATCCTGGGGGACCTGAAAGGCATGGCACTCAACATGGGAACAGAACTCGAAAGGCAAAACAAGGCCCTCGACAATCTCAATGATGACGTGGATGAGCTAAATTCTCGCGTGAAGGGAGCCAATCAGCGCACTCGTCGCCTAGTTGGCAAATAG